ATCACCGTGCATCAGGCGCAGTGGTAGGTTACCTGTGGCTTTGGCATTTTCAAGGACATGTGCGACGTTAGTGCGATCGCTCACAAATTGCAAGCAGTAATTCACCTCCGGCGATTGGCGCGGACTAGTTTTCGCCAAAACTTGCTCATAGTGCTGAAGATAAAGCGGCGTAATGTGGAACCCTTCTAGGGTGTCAGCAAGTTTTTCCGGCGGCAAGTCGCTGATAAGATTGTGGAACATCCCCAGAGCGTAGCCAATTTCTTGGGCGTGTGACTTATCGTGCATCGTGTCGAAAGACTGTGCGCCTTCAATAAAACTGATTGCCCGCCAAAACGAGCCCTCCGGGTTCGCAGTCGCTTCAAGCCGGGGAACCCGTCCAACGCGCTGCTCACCGTCAGCATCTCTCCAGTGATCTTGAGCATCCTTGGTTAACAACACCCGAGGTACTTCCCAGCGGCGGCTGAGACTTGCATTTTGTAGCCGTTTATGAATATGCTCAGTGAAGGTACGCATATTCTGCATAATCAGTTGTGGCTGACGAAATACCTGTGTGTTGATGCGTTGCAGAACAAAATGCTGTTCCTCTGGAGAATCTAGACTCACTAAAAAAGTATCGTTAATATTACCACTTCCCAAAGATTGGACGTCCGTAACCTTCCCTTGTAGGGTAAATTGCTTGGCAATAGCAAAAAGATTGTCTGTATTCTGTGTCTTGAGTTCTTCTGTCATCTTCGTCTTTAACCTGCGCGACTCCCCACGTCATTGCACGAGGCAATACGAGATATCGTAGCTTAACTCAGATCTTGCACCTTCCCCTGAGTACGCCTTGAACTAAAGTACCCTGCGGGAAGCCGCCTCCGGCGTCTACAAGGCTCATAGTCAAAGTCCGTTAAAACGGACTGGAATGTATATTCAGTAAGCTTTAGCTTACTTGAATTTTAAGCCAAGAAATTTATTTCTTGGCGGATCCAAAAGCTGGTGCAAGATATGAGTTAACTCATCTCAGTGTTAAATGACTCCCTCCCCATCGTAGCGCCCCTCTGGAGCCAGATGTGCCGATAACCTAATAACTGATAGCAAATAACTGTTAAAAGAAATGAGGTTTCGCATTAGAACTCATGAGTGGTAAAAAGTCAATACTCATGACCAATAACTAATGATTAAAGAAGTTTAGTCAAGGATTTTTTGGGATACCTTACTGATATAAAATCAGATTAACAGGTGTGCGAGGGATAATGTTAGCCAAAGACCGATTCTACAAAGCACTCAAAAAAGGTCTTGAGAAAGAACAGTGGGTGATCACACATGACCCTTTGAGGATTTTGTTTACTGAGGAAGATGAAATTAGAGTTGACTTGCTTTCAGAACGGCTGTTAGTAGCTGAGAAATTCGGAGAAAAGATTGCAGTACAAGTCAAAAGTTTTTTGAGTGACTCAGCATTTTTTGATTTCCATATTGCTCTGGGTCAATATTTAAATTACCGTTTAATTTTAGAATTAAATAAGACAGAATACACCTTATATTTAGGTGTTCCTATTGCTGCTTATGAGTCATTTTTTCAACATGATTTACCCAAGGCGTCAGTGAGCAAATATCAAGTCAAACTGATTGTATACGATCCAGTGGATGAGGTAATAGTCAAATGGAAAAATTAGAATTTTATCGTCAGTGTATCCAAGAACTCTTGAAAGAATACAGCAAAAGTACACTGAGTAATGACGAAATTGAGGTGCAAACAATTTTTGATACACAACAAGATCAT
This portion of the Brasilonema sennae CENA114 genome encodes:
- a CDS encoding phosphotransferase enzyme family protein, with translation MTEELKTQNTDNLFAIAKQFTLQGKVTDVQSLGSGNINDTFLVSLDSPEEQHFVLQRINTQVFRQPQLIMQNMRTFTEHIHKRLQNASLSRRWEVPRVLLTKDAQDHWRDADGEQRVGRVPRLEATANPEGSFWRAISFIEGAQSFDTMHDKSHAQEIGYALGMFHNLISDLPPEKLADTLEGFHITPLYLQHYEQVLAKTSPRQSPEVNYCLQFVSDRTNVAHVLENAKATGNLPLRLMHGDPKINNVMFDTVTQQAVSVIDLDTVKPGLVHYDIGDCLRSGCNLAGEETEQWESVSFDTDLCQGILQGYLSVAKAFLTENDYAYIYDAIRLIAFELGLRFFTDYLAGNVYFKVKHSEHNLARALVQFQLTQSIESQETTIRNIIQDMK
- a CDS encoding element excision factor XisH family protein, yielding MLAKDRFYKALKKGLEKEQWVITHDPLRILFTEEDEIRVDLLSERLLVAEKFGEKIAVQVKSFLSDSAFFDFHIALGQYLNYRLILELNKTEYTLYLGVPIAAYESFFQHDLPKASVSKYQVKLIVYDPVDEVIVKWKN